One window of Trinickia caryophylli genomic DNA carries:
- the speE gene encoding polyamine aminopropyltransferase yields the protein MNARAHAPLLFRPTADAVYGFPHARRIASVVSPHQRIDVWETGRLGTLFTLDGRPMTSTGDEFIYHECMVHPAALVHPEPKKALVLGGGDGGAARQLLKHPSIERIVVAELDEAVVQMARRHLNAVHRGALDDRRVELVIGNAARFVEATREQFDLVVFDLTPPDSPAAELYTEHFYARLKAVMTPRAALSMHLGSAQFHLQRAVALLHGLRANFAIVHAMSACVPLYGSLWLMAIASDTLDAAALFKNDIEGRLAARRIAELQYYGAGLHPALFALPQALGDALAGRRTA from the coding sequence GTGAACGCCCGCGCCCACGCTCCGCTTCTCTTCCGTCCGACCGCGGATGCCGTCTACGGTTTTCCCCATGCCCGTCGCATTGCCAGCGTCGTTTCGCCGCATCAGCGTATCGACGTGTGGGAAACAGGTCGGCTCGGCACGCTGTTTACGCTCGACGGCCGCCCGATGACTTCCACCGGCGACGAGTTCATCTATCACGAATGTATGGTCCATCCGGCGGCACTCGTACATCCCGAGCCGAAAAAAGCGCTCGTACTCGGCGGCGGAGACGGCGGCGCGGCGCGGCAACTGCTGAAGCATCCCAGTATCGAGCGCATCGTCGTCGCCGAACTCGACGAGGCGGTGGTGCAGATGGCCCGCCGCCACTTGAACGCGGTGCATCGCGGCGCGCTCGACGATCGACGCGTCGAACTCGTCATCGGGAACGCGGCGCGCTTCGTCGAGGCGACACGCGAGCAGTTCGACCTCGTCGTGTTCGATCTCACCCCGCCCGATTCGCCGGCCGCCGAGCTCTACACGGAGCACTTCTACGCCCGGCTCAAGGCGGTCATGACGCCACGCGCGGCGCTCTCGATGCATCTGGGCTCGGCCCAGTTCCATCTGCAACGGGCCGTAGCGTTGCTGCACGGGCTGCGGGCCAACTTCGCGATCGTTCACGCCATGTCGGCCTGCGTGCCGCTTTACGGCTCGTTGTGGCTGATGGCAATTGCGAGCGACACACTCGACGCCGCGGCGCTCTTCAAGAACGACATCGAAGGCCGTCTCGCGGCGCGCCGTATCGCCGAGCTGCAGTACTATGGCGCGGGGCTGCACCCCGCACTGTTCGCACTGCCGCAAGCCCTCGGCGATGCGCTCGCCGGCCGCCGCACGGCTTGA
- the tkt gene encoding transketolase — protein MTTSSSAPTALMANAIRALAMDAVQQANSGHPGMPMGMAEIAVALWSRHLKHNPANPHWADRDRFVLSNGHGSMLLYALLHLTGYDLPMAELKNFRQLHSKTPGHPEYGITPGVETTTGPLGQGLANAVGMALAEALLAAEFNKADAAIVDHYTYVFLGDGCLMEGISHEVCSLAGTLKLGKLIALYDDNGISIDGHVEHWFHDDTPKRFEAYGWNVIRDVAGHDVDAVDAAIAAAKRAGKPTLICCKTVIGKGAPTKAGTHDVHGAALGAQEIAATREALGWKWEPFVIPQEVYAAWDAKELGARSEALWSDAFAQYRAKYPAEAAEFERRMAGKLPADWAAKAQAIVAGANERAETIATRKASQQAIEGLAAVLPELLGGSADLTGSNLTNWKASKPVRAGENGIDWGNHINYGVREFGMSAIINGIALHGGHKAFGGTFLTFSDYSRNALRVAALMKAPSIFVFTHDSIGLGEDGPTHQSVEHLASLRLIPNLQVWRPADTVETAVAWTQAVEHRGPSCLVFSRQNLPFSERTDMQIQDVAKGGYVLRDWNDEIVARKIILIATGSEVELALKAVEPLAREGIGARVVSMPATTVFDRQDAQYRERVLPHGVRRVAIEAGVTDYWRKYVGLEGGVVGIDTYGESAPAGVLFKHFGFTVEHVVAAAKAALDA, from the coding sequence ATGACGACCTCGTCTTCCGCTCCCACCGCCCTGATGGCGAACGCGATCCGCGCGCTCGCGATGGACGCCGTGCAACAAGCGAATTCCGGCCATCCCGGCATGCCGATGGGCATGGCCGAGATCGCCGTCGCCCTTTGGTCGCGCCATCTGAAGCACAACCCGGCCAACCCGCACTGGGCCGACCGCGACCGCTTCGTGCTCTCGAACGGCCACGGCTCGATGCTGCTTTACGCGCTGCTGCACCTGACGGGCTACGACCTGCCGATGGCCGAGCTCAAGAACTTCCGTCAGCTGCACTCGAAAACGCCGGGGCATCCGGAATACGGCATCACGCCCGGTGTCGAGACGACGACGGGCCCGCTCGGCCAAGGGCTTGCCAATGCCGTCGGCATGGCGCTGGCCGAGGCGCTGCTCGCGGCGGAATTCAACAAGGCCGATGCGGCGATCGTCGATCATTACACCTACGTTTTCCTCGGCGACGGCTGCCTGATGGAAGGCATCTCGCACGAGGTCTGCTCGCTCGCGGGCACGCTCAAGCTCGGCAAGCTGATTGCGCTTTACGACGACAACGGCATTTCCATCGACGGGCACGTCGAGCACTGGTTCCACGATGACACGCCGAAGCGTTTCGAAGCATACGGCTGGAACGTGATTCGCGACGTGGCGGGGCACGACGTCGATGCCGTGGACGCCGCGATTGCCGCGGCCAAGCGTGCGGGCAAGCCGACGCTGATCTGCTGCAAGACGGTGATCGGCAAGGGGGCGCCGACGAAGGCGGGCACGCACGACGTGCACGGCGCGGCGCTGGGCGCCCAGGAAATCGCCGCGACGCGCGAAGCGCTCGGCTGGAAGTGGGAGCCGTTCGTCATTCCGCAGGAAGTCTACGCGGCGTGGGACGCAAAGGAACTCGGTGCACGCAGCGAAGCGCTGTGGAGCGACGCATTTGCGCAGTATCGCGCGAAGTACCCGGCCGAGGCCGCCGAGTTCGAGCGCCGCATGGCAGGCAAACTGCCGGCCGACTGGGCGGCGAAGGCGCAGGCGATCGTCGCCGGCGCGAACGAGCGCGCCGAGACGATTGCCACGCGCAAGGCCTCGCAACAGGCCATCGAAGGGCTCGCGGCCGTGCTGCCCGAACTGCTTGGCGGCTCGGCTGACCTGACCGGATCCAACCTGACGAACTGGAAGGCGAGCAAGCCCGTGCGCGCCGGCGAAAACGGCATCGACTGGGGCAACCACATCAATTACGGTGTGCGCGAATTCGGCATGAGCGCCATCATCAACGGCATCGCGCTGCATGGCGGCCACAAGGCGTTCGGCGGCACGTTCCTGACGTTCTCCGACTACAGCCGCAACGCGTTGCGCGTGGCCGCGCTGATGAAGGCGCCGTCGATCTTCGTGTTCACGCACGACTCGATCGGTCTTGGCGAAGACGGCCCGACGCACCAGTCGGTGGAGCACCTGGCGAGCCTGCGGCTGATTCCGAATCTGCAGGTGTGGCGCCCGGCCGACACGGTGGAAACGGCTGTTGCCTGGACCCAGGCCGTCGAGCATCGTGGCCCGTCGTGCCTCGTGTTCAGCCGGCAGAACCTGCCGTTCTCGGAGCGTACCGACATGCAGATCCAGGACGTGGCCAAGGGCGGCTACGTGCTGCGTGACTGGAACGACGAAATCGTTGCGCGCAAGATCATCCTTATCGCGACCGGCTCCGAAGTGGAACTGGCGCTCAAGGCAGTGGAGCCGCTCGCGCGCGAGGGCATCGGGGCGCGTGTCGTGTCCATGCCCGCGACTACCGTGTTCGACCGCCAGGACGCGCAGTATCGCGAGCGCGTGCTTCCGCACGGCGTGCGCCGCGTGGCGATCGAGGCAGGCGTGACCGATTACTGGCGCAAGTACGTGGGGCTCGAGGGCGGCGTGGTCGGTATCGACACGTATGGCGAATCGGCCCCGGCTGGCGTGCTGTTCAAGCACTTCGGCTTCACTGTCGAGCATGTCGTCGCGGCGGCGAAGGCGGCGCTCGACGCGTAA
- the fur gene encoding ferric iron uptake transcriptional regulator yields the protein MTNPTDLKNIGLKATLPRLKILEIFQRSPVRHLTAEDVYRNLLTDQLDIGLATVYRVLTQFEQAGLLSRSNFESGKAVFELNEGTHHDHLVCIDCGRVEEFFDPEIEKRQQTIAQERGFKLQEHALALYGACTKENCPHRKH from the coding sequence ATGACCAATCCGACAGATCTCAAAAATATCGGGCTCAAGGCGACCCTACCGCGCCTCAAGATTCTCGAAATCTTCCAACGCAGCCCGGTACGCCATCTGACCGCCGAAGACGTTTATCGCAATCTGCTGACCGATCAGCTCGACATCGGCCTGGCCACGGTTTACCGCGTGCTGACGCAATTCGAGCAAGCCGGCCTGCTGTCGCGCAGCAACTTCGAATCGGGCAAAGCTGTCTTCGAGCTCAACGAAGGCACGCACCACGACCACCTCGTGTGTATCGACTGCGGCCGCGTCGAGGAGTTCTTCGATCCCGAGATCGAAAAGCGGCAACAGACGATCGCGCAGGAGCGCGGCTTCAAGCTGCAAGAGCATGCGCTCGCGCTCTACGGTGCATGCACGAAGGAAAACTGCCCCCACCGCAAGCATTGA
- a CDS encoding 16S rRNA (uracil(1498)-N(3))-methyltransferase — translation MPRFFVDMPLLVGDVLTLPDEVARHVQVLRLAPGDSLVLFNGRGGQHAARLVEIGRRHALAEVGEFSPIDAEPPYEIALAQGIAGGDKMDWLIEKSVELGAARVVPLSAARSVVRLAAERAQRRQSHWQALVRAACEQCGRNRIPEVEAPQEFGRWLDTLSAEASEGELRLMLSPRGARSLHSLPESPPTGRVTLLVGPEGGLAPEEEAAAGQRGFVALALGPRVLRTETAGMAVLAALAARWGGW, via the coding sequence ATGCCCCGCTTTTTTGTCGACATGCCCTTGCTCGTGGGCGACGTCCTCACACTGCCTGATGAAGTCGCGCGCCACGTCCAGGTGCTGCGCCTGGCTCCAGGCGATTCGCTCGTGCTCTTCAACGGCCGCGGTGGTCAGCACGCGGCGCGCCTCGTCGAGATCGGCCGACGCCACGCGCTCGCGGAGGTCGGCGAATTCTCGCCGATCGATGCCGAGCCGCCGTACGAGATTGCGCTCGCCCAGGGCATTGCCGGCGGCGACAAAATGGACTGGCTGATCGAAAAGTCCGTCGAGCTCGGCGCCGCGCGCGTCGTCCCACTTTCGGCTGCCCGCAGCGTCGTGCGGCTCGCGGCCGAGCGCGCGCAGCGCCGGCAAAGTCACTGGCAGGCGCTCGTGCGCGCCGCCTGCGAGCAATGCGGGCGTAATCGCATTCCCGAAGTGGAGGCGCCGCAGGAGTTCGGCCGCTGGCTCGACACGTTGTCCGCCGAAGCGTCCGAAGGCGAACTCCGGCTCATGCTCTCACCGCGCGGGGCACGTTCGCTGCACAGCCTGCCCGAATCGCCGCCCACCGGCCGCGTGACCCTGCTCGTGGGGCCCGAGGGCGGACTCGCACCGGAAGAGGAAGCGGCGGCGGGCCAACGCGGATTCGTCGCGCTAGCGCTCGGACCACGCGTGCTGCGCACGGAAACGGCTGGCATGGCCGTGCTCGCGGCGCTGGCCGCGCGCTGGGGGGGCTGGTAG
- a CDS encoding outer membrane protein assembly factor BamE — protein MSPNFLLKCRGSGAQCVAIATMAVTLLGGCSTYDSVTQRIARSITPYRITVVQGNFVSKEAAAKMQVGMTRADVKSALGTPLLADMFHADRWDYLFYFKRGFTDVVQQRDFIVHFEGDRVASWEGGDDLPSELELLADIDGDKRGKKAKVKQSVAAASAPAAASAPAPEPAEQGADANAQAAQAANRAVNQTPATAPSTSSARSGAPSATGTPAGAVPQLQWRRQPQPAQQDQSQPVGPTSPQSSDGSMQRNQPLTSVPAKEASRG, from the coding sequence ATGAGTCCAAATTTTCTTTTGAAGTGTCGGGGGAGCGGTGCGCAGTGCGTCGCGATCGCCACCATGGCGGTCACGCTCCTCGGCGGATGTTCGACTTACGACAGCGTCACGCAGCGTATCGCGCGGAGCATCACGCCGTATCGGATCACCGTCGTGCAAGGCAATTTCGTCTCCAAGGAGGCTGCCGCGAAAATGCAGGTGGGCATGACCCGCGCCGATGTGAAGAGCGCGTTGGGCACGCCGCTGCTGGCGGACATGTTCCATGCCGATCGTTGGGACTATCTGTTCTATTTCAAGCGCGGCTTCACGGACGTCGTGCAACAGCGTGACTTCATCGTCCACTTCGAAGGCGATCGCGTAGCGAGCTGGGAGGGCGGGGACGACCTGCCGTCGGAGCTCGAGCTGCTCGCCGATATCGATGGCGACAAGCGCGGCAAGAAAGCGAAGGTCAAGCAAAGCGTCGCCGCGGCGAGCGCACCGGCCGCCGCGTCCGCGCCTGCGCCCGAGCCTGCCGAGCAGGGTGCCGATGCGAACGCACAAGCCGCGCAGGCCGCGAACCGGGCCGTGAACCAGACGCCCGCGACGGCGCCATCGACCTCCTCGGCGCGCTCGGGCGCTCCGTCGGCCACGGGCACGCCGGCCGGAGCCGTGCCGCAGTTGCAGTGGCGCCGTCAGCCGCAGCCCGCGCAGCAGGATCAAAGCCAGCCCGTGGGGCCGACTTCGCCGCAAAGCAGCGATGGTTCGATGCAGCGCAACCAGCCCTTGACGTCAGTGCCGGCGAAAGAGGCGAGCAGGGGCTGA
- the gap gene encoding type I glyceraldehyde-3-phosphate dehydrogenase, whose amino-acid sequence MTIRVAINGYGRIGRNTLRAFYESGKKHDLEIVAINDLGDAKTNAHLTQYDTAHGRFNAEVAVDGDYLVVNGDKIRVLANRNPAELPWGDLGVDVVMECTGFFTSKAKASAHLQGGARKVLISAPGGKDVDATVVYGVNHQALKAEHTVVSNASCTTNCLAPLVKPLNDKIGLETGLMTTVHAYTNDQVLTDVYHEDLRRARSATHSQIPTKTGAAAAIGLVLPELAGKLDGYAIRVPTINVSIVDLSFIAKRDTTVEEINAIMKAASEGELKGILGYNEAPLVSVDFNHNPASSTFDATLTKVAGRLVKVSSWYDNEWGFSNRMLDTAVALATAK is encoded by the coding sequence ATGACGATTCGCGTTGCAATCAACGGCTATGGCCGTATCGGCCGCAACACGCTGCGGGCGTTCTACGAGAGTGGGAAGAAGCACGACCTCGAAATCGTCGCGATCAACGATCTCGGCGATGCGAAGACGAACGCGCACCTGACGCAGTACGACACGGCGCACGGGCGGTTCAATGCCGAAGTCGCAGTGGACGGCGACTACCTCGTCGTGAACGGCGACAAGATCCGCGTGCTGGCCAACCGCAACCCGGCCGAGCTGCCGTGGGGCGACCTGGGCGTGGACGTGGTCATGGAGTGCACGGGCTTTTTCACGTCGAAGGCCAAGGCGAGCGCGCACCTTCAGGGCGGTGCCCGGAAGGTCCTGATCTCGGCGCCCGGCGGCAAGGACGTCGACGCGACGGTCGTCTACGGCGTGAACCACCAGGCCCTGAAGGCGGAGCACACGGTCGTCTCGAACGCCTCGTGCACGACGAACTGCCTAGCTCCGCTCGTCAAGCCGCTCAACGACAAGATCGGCCTCGAGACGGGGCTCATGACGACGGTGCACGCCTACACGAACGACCAGGTCCTGACCGACGTTTATCACGAAGACCTGCGCCGCGCGCGTTCGGCGACGCACAGCCAGATCCCGACGAAGACGGGTGCGGCCGCCGCGATCGGCCTCGTGCTGCCCGAGCTGGCCGGCAAGCTCGACGGGTACGCCATTCGCGTCCCGACGATCAACGTCTCGATCGTCGACCTGTCGTTCATCGCCAAGCGCGACACCACGGTCGAAGAGATCAACGCGATCATGAAGGCTGCGTCGGAAGGTGAACTGAAGGGCATCCTCGGCTACAACGAGGCACCGCTCGTGTCGGTCGACTTCAACCACAACCCCGCATCGTCGACGTTCGACGCAACGCTGACGAAAGTGGCGGGCCGCCTCGTGAAGGTCTCGAGCTGGTACGACAACGAGTGGGGCTTCTCGAACCGCATGCTCGATACGGCGGTTGCACTCGCCACGGCAAAGTAA
- a CDS encoding ribonuclease — MSAQQGATRGTAQARARWWKAGALAFTVFFGNVGPLALPFAAQQAGVASAREPGAPVFGAQAPGTVARSRLPREARDTLNLIASGGPYPYAKDGTVFGNFEKRLPPRERGYYHEYTVPTQRARNRGARRIVCGGPPQRADNCYYTGDHYNSFKRIVE; from the coding sequence ATGAGCGCGCAACAGGGCGCGACCAGGGGCACGGCGCAGGCGCGGGCTCGCTGGTGGAAGGCCGGCGCGCTCGCGTTCACGGTCTTTTTCGGCAACGTCGGGCCTCTTGCGCTGCCGTTCGCGGCGCAGCAGGCGGGCGTTGCATCGGCGCGCGAGCCGGGCGCCCCGGTCTTCGGGGCGCAGGCTCCGGGCACGGTCGCACGTTCCCGGTTGCCTCGCGAAGCGCGGGACACATTGAACTTGATCGCGTCCGGCGGGCCTTATCCGTATGCGAAAGACGGCACGGTGTTCGGCAACTTCGAGAAGCGGTTGCCGCCCCGCGAACGAGGCTATTACCACGAGTACACGGTCCCCACGCAGCGTGCGAGAAACCGCGGCGCCCGGCGCATCGTCTGCGGCGGTCCGCCGCAGCGCGCCGACAACTGCTATTACACGGGTGACCACTACAACAGTTTTAAACGTATTGTTGAATGA
- a CDS encoding barstar family protein, with product MSDNIYAHDASVAPDLFAAGDGNLFQRVMQMRAAENGQSLRCEGQPGHSSNEEPMSLFATVRPNIVQSIRAFRVQDLADEASRLGQHFLYAYCACAASKQEVLETIATSFLFPKHFGKNYDALYDCLTDLVHKAGAQPGFVIVLEGLPIAQKFDKEGRETLLDVFREAAEFWAERKVAFRVFYSFA from the coding sequence ATGAGCGACAACATCTACGCGCACGACGCTTCGGTCGCACCGGATCTGTTCGCGGCCGGCGACGGCAATCTTTTTCAGCGCGTCATGCAGATGCGGGCGGCCGAGAACGGTCAGAGCCTGCGGTGCGAAGGGCAGCCCGGGCATTCATCGAACGAGGAGCCTATGAGCCTATTCGCGACGGTGCGGCCGAATATCGTGCAGTCGATCCGGGCGTTCCGCGTGCAGGATCTCGCCGACGAGGCAAGCCGGCTTGGCCAGCATTTTCTCTATGCGTACTGCGCATGCGCGGCTTCGAAGCAAGAAGTTCTCGAAACCATCGCCACTTCATTTCTGTTCCCGAAGCACTTCGGCAAGAACTATGACGCGCTTTACGATTGCCTGACCGATCTCGTGCACAAGGCGGGTGCTCAGCCCGGCTTTGTCATCGTGCTCGAGGGCCTGCCGATCGCTCAGAAGTTCGACAAGGAAGGGCGCGAGACGCTGCTCGACGTGTTCCGCGAAGCCGCCGAATTCTGGGCCGAGCGCAAGGTCGCGTTCCGCGTGTTTTACTCGTTTGCCTGA